In one Mus pahari chromosome 21, PAHARI_EIJ_v1.1, whole genome shotgun sequence genomic region, the following are encoded:
- the LOC110338415 gene encoding brain-specific serine protease 4, which yields MVISSPPPALGGDQFRILVLLVLLTSTAPISAATIRVSPDCGKPQQLNRVVGGEDSTDAQWPWIVSILKNGSHHCAGSLLTNRWVVSAAHCFRGNMDKPSLFSVLLGAWKLGNPGPRSQKVGIAWVLPHPRYSWKEGTHADIALVRLEHSIQFSERILPICLPDSSVRLPPKTDCWIAGWGSIQDGVPLPHPQTLQKLKVPIIDSELCKSLYWRGAGQEAVTEGMLCAGYLEGQRDACLGDSGGPLMCQVDDHWLLTGIISWGEGCAERNRPGVYTSLLAHRSWVQRIVQGVQLRGHLADSGDTGSS from the exons ATGGTGATTTCCAGTCCTCCCCCAGCACTGGGTGGGGACCAGTTCAGGATCTTAGTCCTTCTGGTGCTGCTGACTTCCACAG cTCCCATCAGTGCTGCCACCATCCGAG TGTCCCCAGACTGTGGGAAGCCTCAGCAGCTGAACCGGGTCGTGGGAGGCGAGGACAGCACGGATGCCCAGTGGCCCTGGATTGTTAGCATCCTCAAGAATGGCTCCCACCACTGCGCAggctccctgctcaccaaccgcTGGGTGGTCTCAGCTGCGCACTGCTTTAGGGG caaTATGGACAAACCATCTCTGTTCTCAGTATTGTTGGGGGCCTGGAAGCTGGGGAACCCAGGCCCAAGGTCCCAGAAAGTAGGCATTGCTTGGGTGCTGCCCCACCCCAGGTATTCTTGGAAGGAGGGAACCCATGCAGACATTGCCCTGGTGCGCCTGGAACACTCCATCCAGTTCTCTGAGCGGATCCTGCCCATCTGCCTACCTGACTCCTCTGTCCGTCTCCCTCCCAAGACCGACTGCTGGATTGCCGGCTGGGGAAGCATCCAGGATGGAG tgcccctgccccaccctcagacccttcAGAAGCTGAAGGTGCCCATCATCGACTCCGAACTCTGCAAAAGCTTGTACTGGCGGGGAGCCGGTCAGGAAGCCGTCACCGAGGGCATGCTGTGTGCTGGTTACCTGGAAGGGCAGCGGGATGCTTGTCTG GGCGACTCTGGGGGTCCCCTGATGTGCCAGGTGGATGACCACTGGCTACTGACTGGCATAATCAGCTGGGGAGAGGGCTGCGCGGAGCGCAACCGGCCCGGTGTGTACACCAGCCTCCTAGCTCACCGCTCCTGGGTGCAAAGAATCGTGCAAGGGGTGCAGCTGCGCGGGCACTTGGCGGACAGTGGGGACACTGGAAGCTCCTAA